A single region of the Candidatus Hydrogenedentota bacterium genome encodes:
- a CDS encoding ARMT1-like domain-containing protein, which produces MKATLDCLECLVAQALRAARVATDDPASQREILNRVAAHVPLCDLDKSPGELSLFIYDTVRVVTGIADPYREIKRAQNEAALALEPELRALVADAADPLAAALYLSAAGNIIDLGVRHAGRIDVRATVEEVMREGFAIDHTPALRESLTRSRDLVFLLDNAGEIVFDKILIEELLKHTRVTAVVKAAPILNDVLREDAEHVGLASLCEVIDNGGAFIGSPLGLVPPAFIDRLRRADMLVAKGQGNYETLDEFPGDVFLILRAKCEAIAAHMGVKYGQVALISTRMKRA; this is translated from the coding sequence GTGAAAGCCACGCTTGATTGTCTGGAATGTTTGGTCGCGCAAGCGCTGCGCGCGGCACGCGTGGCGACGGACGACCCCGCGTCGCAACGCGAGATTCTGAACCGTGTCGCCGCCCATGTGCCCTTGTGCGATCTCGACAAGTCCCCGGGGGAGTTGTCGCTGTTCATTTACGATACCGTCCGGGTGGTCACCGGTATCGCGGACCCCTACCGGGAGATCAAGCGGGCGCAAAATGAAGCCGCGCTTGCGCTCGAACCGGAACTGCGCGCATTGGTGGCCGATGCCGCCGATCCGCTGGCCGCGGCGCTCTACCTGTCGGCGGCCGGTAACATCATAGACCTCGGCGTCCGGCACGCCGGCAGAATTGACGTTCGCGCCACCGTCGAAGAGGTCATGCGCGAAGGGTTCGCGATCGATCACACCCCCGCCTTGCGCGAATCCCTCACGCGATCCCGCGATCTGGTCTTCCTGCTCGACAATGCGGGCGAAATCGTTTTCGACAAGATTCTCATCGAAGAACTGTTGAAACATACCCGCGTCACGGCCGTCGTCAAGGCCGCGCCCATCCTCAACGACGTGTTGCGCGAAGACGCGGAGCACGTGGGACTGGCGTCGTTGTGCGAAGTGATTGACAACGGCGGCGCATTCATCGGATCGCCGCTGGGGCTTGTGCCGCCTGCGTTCATTGATCGTCTCCGCCGCGCGGACATGCTGGTGGCCAAAGGCCAGGGAAACTATGAAACCCTCGACGAATTTCCCGGCGACGTGTTTCTCATCCTTCGCGCGAAGTGCGAAGCCATCGCTGCCCACATGGGCGTAAAATACGGCCAAGTGGCCCTGATTTCGACGCGAATGAAGCGCGCCTGA